A segment of the Trifolium pratense cultivar HEN17-A07 linkage group LG7, ARS_RC_1.1, whole genome shotgun sequence genome:
TAAACAGCCGGGAAACCGACTCACGATCTCGGCGGCGCGTTTTTTCGCTGCCGAGATTCTTGTTGCACTCGAGTATCTTCATGCGCTTGGTGTTGTGTACCGTGACTTGAAACCTGAGAATGTGCTTCTACGCGAAGATGGACACGTTATGCTTTCTGATTTTGACCTTTGCTTTAAAGCTGATGTGGAGCCTACTTTCGAGTGTTGTAGTGTTCAAAAACCGCATGTGGGTCCCACTTACTGTTGTTTCGGTTATAACGGATCAAGATCTGGCGATTCTAGTGGGCGAGTCGTTGCGGAGTTTGTTTCAGAACCAACTACGGCGTTTTCACGGTCATGTGTTGGAACCCACGAGTATTTAGCGCCAGAGCTTGTTTCTGGTAATGGTCACGGTAACGGTGTGGATTGGTGGGCTTTTGGGGTTTTCATTTATGAGTTGTTATATGGAACAACGCCGTTTAAGGGGTGTAACAAGGAGAACACACTGCGTAATATAGCATCTAATAAGGACGTGAAGTTCCACGTGGCGGAGAGTGAAGAGGTAGGGATGGCACAAGCGAGAGATTTGATAGAGAAGTTGTTAGCGAAAGATCCTAAGAAGAGATTAGGGTGTGCTAGAGGTGCGACCGATGTTAAACAACATCCTTTTTTTTATGGAATCAAGTGGCCTTTGATTAGGACCTATAAGCCACCTGAAGTGAAGGGACTATTGAGGAGGAAAAAATCGGATACACATTTGAGTCATGTGACTAGTAAGAAGAAGAGAGGATGGTGGAAGAAGCTTGGATGTGTATTGAAAAATAAAGGAGCTAGATATGATTTACTTTCAAACTATAGTAATAATAATCATTATTGTtatgttaataataatagtaaggTTAGGTAAATAAAATTGAGCATTggttcaatttttgttttgaatggtGTTACACGGTACAATCAACATATAGGATAGTCAATAGTGTGACAATAGTTTACAATTTTGGTGTGTAGTTTTTCATGTATACCAAACAGATCCACAGTTTGTATATGAGTGGAGAATCAATATGATGAATCACATTAATAAAACTAGCTAATTCATTTATTTGCTTtaatctctctccctctctcgactatttgaaaatgaatttttacaaaattttattcgATTAAGATTTTCATCTTCATACAAATATTTTCGAATCACATAATATCAACCACTTCATTCCTTCTCCTCTTCTAGTTTCTAACCCTAGCCGCCActtctcttttcttcttcttagtttattAAAGAGGGGTGAtatcacccctccaaattgttttttctttctaattatattaaataagtgtgatttttcacatatttaattgttttggtgtattttgttgtCCCACCTTTGTGCGGTGTTGTATTTGGTTATCCCGCCTTTGTGCGGTGTTCCTTTGTTTCATTTTGAAGGATTAATTTCGATCAAGTGCAAATTCAttcaatgtcgacttttgtaTCATCAAGGCATAGATATttcagacacttcaatatagcaATATTCGGAGGCTTATGTAACTAgctgttttatgctattaacatggatactgtgagtttgttcgcagatgcatctttttgtttttagtgaatttaaatttgtattacATCAATATACTCtgtatcaatttgaatgaatgaatatcatttaattttattaaaaataaaaaaaaatcatcttcaCTTTTCACAATCCAAAATTGTCGAAAATATTCCAACATTTTATTTAGTACTCGTAGTGCTCACTTCAAAATTTGTTTTGACCCCCCACAAACGACTCCACTTGCTAATAACAAGACAAAGTGAAActaataacaaaaatttaaacccTTAAGTTTCTATCGTATTTCCCCTTTTATGGTTATAgtgaaaaatcaaatttttaatttcgTTTTTATGAACAGAACTGACATGATTCGAGTCGACCTTTTAGACTTTTTACCATAATTTGAATCAACCCCATACCACAGCCAAAAATCGAAATTTCACCGCATGATTTGAATCAACATCACTTGATACGATAAATCACTAGAATTTAATCTCGACCATCACTTGCTTTTTCTGAACCTTTGGGCGTGACTTCCTCCTACTATGCTGAACTTTGTGGAGCTATGCAAGTAATTGAAATTGTTTTTCATAAAAGATGGTCCAATCTCTGGTTCGAAACTGATTCTACTTTAGTGGTTACAGCTTTTAAGAACCCTACAAAACCTGTAGTTTGACCGTTAAGAAATAGATGGAAGAATGTTTTGGTAATGGTTAGAAGTTTGAATTGTTTCTCATATTTGCAGGGAAGGCAATCAGATGGCTGACCTCCTAGTCCTTGCTAACCTTGGATTGTCTTTAGGATCTCTCACTTGTTGGGTGGATTCTCCTTTGTTTATTTCCGATTGTTTGAAAAGGAACAAGCTAGGCATGcttaattttagattttgttgTTCTTAATGGAGTTTTGGTTTGGTCCCCTCCATTTATGGTTGTTCtttacttttaatatattttcgGGTGGATATAGCTCTTTGCTTCCacttttttggttaaaaaaaaaacctccaaAAGCTAAGAGATTACAGATTTTACCATTAGTGCAAGTGATGGGAAAAGTACACATACATTTGGGGTAATATTTTTAGACCCCTACATTGGTCCTCCTACACCCACATTTTAACAAATAGGAAAATGTACCTCTAAAATACTCCcaaattaccaaaaaaattgagttttacaTAATTAATGTAAATTCTATACATCTAAGAGATACTTTCTTCTACTATCATGtaaaattagagaaaatatGGAGTGGAAGAGTTGAGAGAATTCATAAAACTGACTAAATGAGATATATAGTTAAATTGTAAAGGGGTATCACTAGAATTTTGTAAATATATGGTGGAGCGTGAGAAAACCAACTAAAAAGTCTAAACAAACATCACCCTATACATTTTCATTCTCCTTACTTTGTCCGATACGAGACTTCTTCATTTCCCATCATTACCCGCCAACCCCGTGTTTAGATCCTCTATAGTCGCTGCGACATGCATACAAGTATACTACAAATGTCTAAGACGAGTAGACTTAGCATAGAAACCTACAATTTACACCAACTTGTGTAGTGTAAAATCATAAAGATAGTCATTGGACATTAATAACTTGCACATGAAGGAAACTTGGTTAGAAAGTGATATTGTGACATTCTTTTTGCTAAAGTTACTTATTCAATTAGATATGGGCCAAGATTCAAACATGTGGAAATGATGCAATATCCAAATAACTCTCCTTTGGACTCTTTGAGGACATAGTGAAGCTTCTTGTAATTCACTACTCAAGACCACCATCTGCATGCACAAACTATGATAAGTCAATATGTTTGTCACTCATTATTTATACCAAATTGtatgtaattttgtttttgatgcAATCTTATGCGGAATTTTGGTATAATTATAGCCCCGTCCTATCTCTCTGACGACTAAGTAGTCGTTAGATGAATCCAACGATTGAGATTTGACAGGAGGGAATCCAAATCTATAGATAGACAAAAAATTGCTTATTGAACATTTGAGCATTCTAACCTTTTGAAGTAGAACTTTTATCTTCATCAAGTGGAGATTCAGATGAAGGAGTGGTTGGTGATTGGTTGACATATTCCCTAGCATCAATCAACATTGCAATTACCTCTCTCATTGTAGGCCTATTAAGTGGAGATGAACTGGTGCAAAACAGTGCAATTTTAAGTATAAGAGACATTTCTTCCACAGTTTTTTGTTCACTCAAATCCAATCTCTTATCGAATAATTCAGATGTAGGTACTGATGCTTGAATTGATCTTCTCACCCAGTTAACTAAATCACCACCTTGTTCCAATGGTTGAACTGGTGACTTCCCGGTAACTAGTTCCAGCAAAACTACCCCAAAACTATAGATGTCACATTTTTCTGTTACCTTCATGGTGTAAGCATATtctgaaaatataaataaatcaagcAACAATTAGAAAAGTAGAAGCAATATAGTGACTGAATCGTAGTTCTAAATTGTGTTTGCAGCCGCAGTTGTGCTTACAGTTAcaaccaaggttttaaattgcggttgccaTCACGTTTGCGGTTTGGCTGCAAACCTCTATATTGCGGTAATATGCGGTCATTGCAGTTTTAATGCCATTACACAGACTTCAGAGTCCTTTATATTGCGGCTGCAATTGCGGTTGAGGACCgtaatttaaaaccatgattaCAACCTTGATATTGTGGAAAAATGCAGGCAAATGCTTACAATACATTCACAATTGTTGTTGCAGTTGTTGGTCGTGAGGGGATCCCGGAGGATCATCACATTGGGCGTTGAACAACCACATAAGTGGATTAGAGACCACATCTAACTCAAaatcttaaggcattaggtATATGGGTTCTCTCTCTTATATGTTGCTCATCATTCACTTTTCCATCctatgtgagacttctaactCACTTGACACACCAACAACAATGTTATTACAGAGACATCTAAAATCTTTATATTGCGACTACAATTGCAGTTGCGGAGCACAATTTAGAATTACTTACTCAATAAGTGTGAAAAAATGTACTTAGCCACTACTAAAATCAACTACCTATAATATTGTACTAAACATTAAGTGAATGATAATCTTTTCTGCTAATACAATCTCTTAATATGCTTTCTAGATATTCTTTTCTCAGCTcactttattataaaaatgaacATCGGGAAGTAAATTATAACTAGATTAAAAATGAGACTCGATTATTATAA
Coding sequences within it:
- the LOC123897866 gene encoding serine/threonine-protein kinase WAG1-like; amino-acid sequence: MEEPTFLFPPPDSDLDLSFTSTTTDRTFTSSSARTSLARTSSLALSFNDRLSTASAAATDTVSSAIIRRPHRSSDPNWTAIKAATNLSSDGRLHLRHLKLLRHLGSGDLGRVFLCRLRDYDGANFALKVVDKDLLTPKKFSHAEMEAEILHALDHPFLPTLYARIDVSHYTCLLIDYCPGGDLHSLLRKQPGNRLTISAARFFAAEILVALEYLHALGVVYRDLKPENVLLREDGHVMLSDFDLCFKADVEPTFECCSVQKPHVGPTYCCFGYNGSRSGDSSGRVVAEFVSEPTTAFSRSCVGTHEYLAPELVSGNGHGNGVDWWAFGVFIYELLYGTTPFKGCNKENTLRNIASNKDVKFHVAESEEVGMAQARDLIEKLLAKDPKKRLGCARGATDVKQHPFFYGIKWPLIRTYKPPEVKGLLRRKKSDTHLSHVTSKKKRGWWKKLGCVLKNKGARYDLLSNYSNNNHYCYVNNNSKVR